A genomic stretch from Tamandua tetradactyla isolate mTamTet1 chromosome 15, mTamTet1.pri, whole genome shotgun sequence includes:
- the CCR9 gene encoding C-C chemokine receptor type 9 has translation MTPTEFACLIPNEPDEYSYDSTSSMEDYMNFNFTDNFCDKKNVRQFAKHFLPPFYWLVFIVGTLGNSLVILVYWYCTRVKTMTDMFLLNLAIADLLFLVTLPFWAIAAADRWKFQTFMCKVVNSMYKMNFYSCMLLIMCISVDRYIAIAQAMKAQNWRQKRLLYSKMVCLTIWVVAAALCIPEILYSQIKEEPDIAICTMVYSSNESTRLKSAVLTLKVILGFFLPLVVMACCYTIIIHTLLQARKSSKHKALKVTITVLTVFVLSQFPYNCILLVQAIDTYTTLISTCDISTTIDICFQVTQTIAFFHSCLNPVLYVFVGERFRRDLVKTLRNLGCISQAQWVSFTRREGSLKLSSMLFETTSGALSL, from the exons ATGACACCCACAGAATTCGCG TGTCTTATCCCTAATGAACCTGATGAATACAGCTATGACTCCACATCTTCCATGGAGGACTACATGAACTTCAACTTCACTGACAACTTCTGTGACAAAAAAAATGTCAGGCAGTTTGCAAAACATTTCCTGCCACCCTTTTACTGGCTCGTGTTCATTGTGGGGACTCTGGGGAACAGTCTGGTCATCCTCGTCTACTGGTACTGCACAAGAGTGAAGACCATGACGGACATGTTTCTTTTGAATTTGGCAATTGCCgaccttctttttcttgtcaccCTTCCCTTCTGGGCCATTGCAGCTGCTGACCGGTGGAAATTCCAGACCTTCATGTGTAAAGTGGTCAACAGCATGTACAAGATGAACTTCTACAGCTGTATGCTGCTGATCATGTGCATCAGCGTGGACAGGTATATTGCCATTGCCCAGGCCATGAAAGCACagaactggaggcagaaaaggcTTCTGTACAGCAAAATGGTTTGCTTGACCATCTGGGTCGTGGCAGCTGCACTCTGCATCCCAGAAATCCTGTACAGCCAAATCAAGGAAGAACCTGACATTGCCATCTGTACCATGGTTTACTCGAGTAACGAGAGCACCAGATTGAAGTCAGCTGTCTTGACCCTGAAGGTCATTCTGGGGTTCTTCCTTCCTCTCGTGGTCATGGCTTGCTGCTACACCATCATCATTCATACCCTGCTTCAAGCCAGGAAATCATCCAAGCACAAGGCCCTCAAGGTGACCATCACTGTCCTTACTGTCTTTGTCTTATCCCAGTTCCCCTACAACTGCATCCTGTTGGTGCAGGCCATCGATACCTACACCACGCTCATTTCCACTTGTGACATTTCCACCACCATTGACATCTGCTTCCAGGTCACTCAGACCATCGCCTTTTTCCACAGCTGCCTGAATCCTGTTCTCTACGTTTTTGTGGGTGAAAGATTCCGCCGGGATCTCGTGAAAACCCTGAGGAACTTGGGCTGCATCAGCCAGGCTCAGTGGGTTTCATTCACAAGGAGAGAAGGGAGCCTAAAGCTGTCATCTATGTTGTTTGAGACCACCTCGGGAGCTCTCTCCCTCTGA